Proteins encoded within one genomic window of Brassica rapa cultivar Chiifu-401-42 chromosome A09, CAAS_Brap_v3.01, whole genome shotgun sequence:
- the LOC103837621 gene encoding uncharacterized protein LOC103837621, translating to MTCAYLIKGESIWSIDEEKQRSWIWKSILHLRPLAERFIRCEVGNGTSASFWFDNWLPLGPLINFFGYNGPQHIGVPLHAKIREICPNEGWLLRPARSPKEQLQILLCTLPLPARSLVPDVYKWCVNDLSLAKFTTSLTWEAIRNRGEQAVWAPYVRFKGHIPRHAFHMWVTQQDRLPTRARLATWDPGIDASCLLCVGCVETRDHLFLRCSFSEQVWHLITKRLGYRPTLFHTWTAFGDWLSSPDSTCPTTLRRLAAQATIYKLWSERNNRLHNETSSTPQRIFKDLDRLIRNSILARKERRKFRGLMQVWLKHS from the exons ATGACGTGCGCTTACCT GATAAAAGGCGAAAGCATTTGGAGCATTGATGAGGAAAAACAGCGTTCTTGGATTTGGAAATCCATCCTTCACCTCCGACCTTTAGCAGAACGTTTCATAAGGTGTGAAGTGGGAAATGGAACTTCGGCCAGTTTCTGGTTCGATAACTGGCTGCCCTTAGGTCCTTTGATCAATTTCTTTGGTTATAATGGTCCTCAGCATATTGGTGTCCCTCTTCATGCCAAGATTAGAGAAATTTGTCCTAATGAAGGTTGGCTCCTACGGCCTGCTAGATCACCTAAAGAGCAACTTCAGATCTTACTCTGCACGTTGCCTCTACCAGCCCGATCCCTTGTTCCTGATGTTTATAAATGGTGTGTTAATGATCTCAGTTTAGCAAAGTTCACCACCAGTCTTACTTGGGAAGCCATAAGGAATAGAGGTGAACAAGCTGTTTGGGCTCCTTATGTCCGGTTCAAAGGCCACATTCCACGCCACGCCTTTCACATGTGGGTTACTCAGCAGGACAGGTTGCCTACTCGCGCAAGGCTTGCTACTTGGGATCCAGGTATTGATGCATCTTGTCTCCTTTGTGTTGGATGTGTGGAGACAAGGGACCATTTATTTCTCAGATGTAGTTTCAGTGAACAAGTGTGGCACCTCATAACCAAACGTCTAGGCTATCGGCCTACTCTGTTCCATACTTGGACAGCTTTTGGTGACTGGCTTAGTTCACCGGATTCTACCTGCCCCACAACGCTCCGTCGACTTGCTGCACAAGCAACTATATACAAGCTTTGGTCAGAGCGTAATAACCGTCTTCATAACGAAACTTCCTCTACGCCTCAAAGGATCTTCAAAGACCTGGACAGGCTAATCCGGAACTCAATCCTTGCAAGGAAAGAGCGAAGGAAATTTAGAGGTCTAATGCAAGTTTGGCTAAAGCATTCTTGA
- the LOC103837578 gene encoding zinc-finger homeodomain protein 1, protein MNFEDNSNDEEEEEMNLQEEEEDNAVYDSPPLPPSSCVLKASTESPDTAGTNLTGGGGFMVVHGGSRFRFRECLKNQAVNIGGHAVDGCREFMPAGTEGTIDALKCAACGCHRNFHRKELPYFHHLAPPPPPRGSYRVPAPVSYRPSPPQASPVQLALPPPAEDRMETSSAEAGGIRKRFRTKFTAEQKERMLGLAERIGWRIQRQDDEVIQRFCQETGVPRQVLKVWLHNNKHTRGMSSSSPLDQHQNHTLPPPS, encoded by the coding sequence ATGAACTTTGAAGACAACAGcaacgacgaggaagaagaagaaatgaatcttcaggaggaagaagaagacaacgCCGTTTACGactctcctcctcttcctccatcGTCTTGCGTCCTCAAGGCCTCTACTGAAAGTCCTGACACCGCCGGAACAAACTTAACGGGGGGTGGAGGTTTCATGGTGGTTCACGGCGGTTCTAGGTTCAGGTTCCGAGAGTGTCTCAAGAATCAAGCGGTGAACATAGGAGGACACGCGGTGGATGGTTGTCGTGAGTTTATGCCAGCTGGAACCGAAGGTACCATCGACGCCCTAAAATGCGCCGCTTGTGGCTGTCACCGTAACTTCCACCGGAAGGAATTACCTTACTTCCACCACCtcgcgccgccgccgccgccgcggGGATCCTACCGTGTTCCAGCTCCGGTGAGTTACAGACCATCACCGCCACAAGCTTCTCCTGTCCAGCTGGCTCTTCCTCCACCAGCAGAAGATCGAATGGAGACTTCTTCTGCGGAGGCAGGAGGGATCAGGAAGAGGTTTAGGACAAAGTTCACGGCGGAGCAGAAGGAGAGGATGTTAGGTTTAGCTGAGAGGATTGGTTGGAGAATTCAGAGACAAGATGATGAAGTGATTCAGAGGTTTTGCCAAGAGACTGGAGTTCCGAGACAAGTTCTTAAGGTTTGGTTACATAACAACAAACACACTCGTGGTATGTCGTCTTCATCACCACTTGATCAGCATCAGAATCACACTCTTCCTCCTCCATCGTGA